The following DNA comes from Alienimonas californiensis.
CGGCTGACGCGTTCCACACGTTCTTCGAGCGCGGCGGTCGAATGGAACTCATCTGTGGACCCGTCTGGGCGGCAAAGGATCTTTCCGCCGCGAAGCGAGCGCTCTACGGCCGTTTCCCGGTGCATCCAGGCCGCCCGTCAAACCACGTTCGCTGGGCCGAGCGGCTGATGGAATGGGCAATCGCTGCGGGCTGCCTGCAGATCCGCGTCGCGACGGTCGTGCCTCCAGATGGCCGCGTGACGGGAGCGTTCTTCGAGGGCATCTACCACGAAAAGCTGGGCTTGCTCGCTCGAAAGGCCTTTGTGGAGGCCTTTGAGGGTAGCGCCAACGAGACCGCCGCCGCCTACACGCGTAACTACGAACGGCTGCTGTTTCATGCGCCGGGGGTGGCGACGAGCGCGGTCGAAGAGCATTTTGAGCGTCTCTGGGAAAACGCCACGCCGGGCGTCTCCGTCCTCCCCCTGCACGACGCCTTCCGCGCCGGCCTCATGACCGCGAGGAACGAACAGCCGACCGTGGCGAACTCTGTCTCCGTCGAAGACGCCTCGGTTGGAGCGACAGCAGACTCGGTCCCGCCGGAGATTCTCCGTCGACCGGCTCGATTTGCGCTGCGGGATTATCAACAGGCTGCGATCGACGGTTGGTTCGCGGCACGCGGCGTCGGCATCTATGCGATGGCGACCGGTACGGGGAAGACGTTCACCGCCCTTTGCACGGCGGAGGAGCTCTACCGCCGTGCGGGCGGCCCGCTGGCGGTCGTCATCGTCGCGCCGTACCTGAACCTGGTCTCCCAATGGTTGAAGGAGGGACGTCGGTTCGGGCTGGATCCGCTCGAATGCTCCGGATCACGACACGCCTGGAAGCCGGCGGCGGACGCGACCGTCCATCAACTCAACGCAGGAACCCGCCTGTTAGCGACGTTCGCCACGACGAACGCCACGTTCTCGGGAGACGCTTTCCAAGACATGCTGGACTCGTTGAAGGTCCGCACGCTGTTGATCGCCGACGAGGTGCACAACCTCGGCGCACGGAATCTTCGAGCCGCCCTGCCGGAGCGGGTCACGCTGCGGCTTGGCCTGTCCGCCACTCCGAGCCGCTGGATGGACCAGGAAGGCACCGCCGCGGTCAATCGTTACTTCGGCTCGGCGGTCGCCGACGTTTCGCTCGGCGACGCCCTGAAGATGCGACCGCCGGTCCTTACGCCGTATAAATACTTCCCCATTCTGATTGAGTTGGACGACGACGAGCGGGAAGAATACCTGCTGCTGACCAAGCAACTCGCACGGTTCATGGCCGATCCGCGGGACGAGAATCTCTCGGAAACGGCGTTAGGGTTACTGCTCAAACGCGCCCGGCTGCTGGGATCCGCGAGCGGCAAACTTCCGGCGTTACGAACGGCGTTGGAGCCGCACCGCAAGAGCCGCTTCAACCTGATCTACTGCGGCGACGGTCGGGTCGAGATCGAATCCGCCGTGTCATCCTCGAGTTTGAGGATCGGAGACGGAGAAACCGTGCGGCAGGTGAAAGCGGCCGCGGCGATGGCGAGCGAACTGGGGATGACCGCCTCGACCTATACGGCCGAAGTGTCCGCGAACGAACGCGCCGACGTGATGTCCGCGTTCGAGGAAGGCACGATTCAGGCGTTGGTGGCGATCCGCTGCCTCGACGAGGGCGTGGACGTGCCGGCCGTACGACGGGCGTTCATCCTTGCCAGCAGCACCAACCCCCGGCAGTTCATCCAACGGCGCGGTCGCGTGCTCCGCCGCGCTGAGGGGAAAGAGCTTGCTGAGATCTACGACTTCGTGGTCGTCCCGCCGGCTGAAGCGGCCGATCCCGACTCGCCGGAGTACCGCCCGATGCGGGGATTGCTGGAGCGGGAGTTCGCCCGTGTCGCGGAGTTCGCCGACCTTGCCTTGAACGGTCCGCAGGCCCGCGCCACACTCCTCCCAACGCTTGAGGCGTTGGGCCTCTCGCATCTCTGACGATTGCCCTCAGCCGACCGGGTTTCCAACGACATGCCCCCTGACGATCACCGCGGCGGCGAGTTCAACTGGTCCGAGGCCGTTCGTCGACGTGACGAACTTCGCCGGGACGTTCTCGCAAATCTGTCGGAGCCGGCGCGGCAACTTCTCGGGATCGCCACGCAGGCGGAATGGGAACATCGCCACCTCCAATCGAACGCGGCCTATAAGCTGATCGAGGGGAAGTTGACCAACACCGTTCGCAACCTCGCGACCCCCGCGAATGATGAGGGGGCAGACACGTGATTCTCCGCAGCCTAACGATCGAAAACTTCCGGCAGGTCGCCGGCCGCTATGAGATCGAGTTCGCCCCGCCCGGCTCTCGAAACGTCACCGTCATTCTCGGCGAGAACGGCGCGGGAAAGACGAATCTGTTGAAGGCGTTCGGCTGGTGCCTCTACGGCAAGCTCGACGCGGAGAACGCGGACGAATTGGTGTCGCACAAGGCGATTCAGGACACCGCCATCGGCGAACGGGTTGCTGTCGGTGTGGAACTGCGAATTGATCACGGCCCGGAGGTCTACGTCATCCGCCGCCGCGGAGAGTTTGAAAAACTCGACGGCAGCAAGCTGGACGCCGTCGGGAAGGTCACGCTCGACGTCTATAAGGGCGTGGGCGGCGACTTAAAGCGAGACGAGCATCCCGGTCGTAC
Coding sequences within:
- a CDS encoding DEAD/DEAH box helicase family protein, with the protein product MEWAIAAGCLQIRVATVVPPDGRVTGAFFEGIYHEKLGLLARKAFVEAFEGSANETAAAYTRNYERLLFHAPGVATSAVEEHFERLWENATPGVSVLPLHDAFRAGLMTARNEQPTVANSVSVEDASVGATADSVPPEILRRPARFALRDYQQAAIDGWFAARGVGIYAMATGTGKTFTALCTAEELYRRAGGPLAVVIVAPYLNLVSQWLKEGRRFGLDPLECSGSRHAWKPAADATVHQLNAGTRLLATFATTNATFSGDAFQDMLDSLKVRTLLIADEVHNLGARNLRAALPERVTLRLGLSATPSRWMDQEGTAAVNRYFGSAVADVSLGDALKMRPPVLTPYKYFPILIELDDDEREEYLLLTKQLARFMADPRDENLSETALGLLLKRARLLGSASGKLPALRTALEPHRKSRFNLIYCGDGRVEIESAVSSSSLRIGDGETVRQVKAAAAMASELGMTASTYTAEVSANERADVMSAFEEGTIQALVAIRCLDEGVDVPAVRRAFILASSTNPRQFIQRRGRVLRRAEGKELAEIYDFVVVPPAEAADPDSPEYRPMRGLLEREFARVAEFADLALNGPQARATLLPTLEALGLSHL